A single region of the Coleofasciculus sp. FACHB-T130 genome encodes:
- a CDS encoding alpha/beta hydrolase, giving the protein MDKKKLKRLLFGEFSVKRLMRSAIFIYAFLCFYAYFFSDRMIFVPQPSSYRDSNEILKLTTADGVQISAAYLPNPNATYTILYSHGNAEDLFDVLSVRQGLRDMGFAVFAYDYRGYGTSQGTPTERNSYWDIDAAYTYLTQQLGVPPNRIIAYGRSVGSGPAVDLASRQPLAGLIVESAFITAFRVLTRIPIVPFDRFRNLDKIKKVRCPVLVMHGRRDEVIPFWHGEQLFAAANEPKRFLWVDEAGHNDFGWVAAQQSEKAVREFAQLVEQFQRNLPRG; this is encoded by the coding sequence ATGGATAAGAAAAAGCTTAAGCGCCTGCTTTTCGGTGAATTTTCTGTAAAAAGACTTATGCGCTCTGCCATCTTCATCTACGCTTTTCTTTGCTTCTACGCCTATTTCTTTTCCGATAGGATGATTTTTGTGCCCCAGCCGTCCAGCTATCGGGACAGTAACGAGATTCTCAAGCTAACCACAGCGGATGGCGTGCAAATCTCGGCAGCCTATCTGCCTAATCCCAATGCCACTTACACAATTTTATATAGTCACGGTAACGCCGAAGACTTATTTGATGTGCTATCGGTGCGTCAAGGTTTGCGGGACATGGGCTTTGCGGTCTTCGCCTACGATTATCGCGGCTACGGAACCAGTCAGGGAACGCCTACCGAGCGCAATTCTTATTGGGATATCGACGCTGCTTATACTTATCTGACTCAGCAGCTGGGTGTGCCACCGAATCGAATTATTGCCTATGGGCGTTCGGTGGGAAGTGGGCCAGCGGTGGATTTGGCTTCTCGTCAACCGCTTGCGGGTTTAATTGTGGAAAGTGCGTTTATTACAGCGTTTCGAGTGCTGACGCGCATCCCGATTGTGCCGTTTGATCGGTTCCGCAATCTCGACAAGATAAAAAAGGTGCGTTGCCCAGTCTTGGTCATGCACGGGAGACGGGATGAAGTGATTCCCTTTTGGCACGGGGAGCAACTTTTTGCGGCTGCTAACGAACCGAAGCGCTTTTTATGGGTGGATGAGGCAGGTCACAATGACTTTGGCTGGGTTGCGGCACAGCAGTCTGAGAAAGCTGTGCGGGAGTTTGCCCAGTTGGTAGAGCAGTTTCAGCGCAATCTGCCCAGAGGCTGA
- the gcvH gene encoding glycine cleavage system protein GcvH, which yields MALEYPEDLKYLDSHEYVRLEGEIATIGISAFAIDQLGDIVFLDLPEIGDALSKGESFGTIESVKAVEDMYAPVSGTVIERNTAIVEAPEHVAEDPYGEGWFLKVRINDPDELDEALSADEYRSQVEGE from the coding sequence ATGGCTCTGGAATATCCTGAAGACCTAAAATATCTGGATTCTCACGAGTATGTGCGACTGGAGGGTGAAATTGCCACAATTGGCATCAGCGCCTTTGCAATCGATCAGCTGGGCGATATTGTATTTCTGGATTTGCCAGAAATCGGCGACGCCCTCTCAAAGGGAGAGAGTTTTGGGACAATTGAATCGGTGAAAGCCGTTGAAGATATGTATGCCCCAGTCAGCGGAACCGTTATAGAACGCAATACTGCCATCGTGGAAGCTCCGGAACACGTGGCGGAAGATCCTTACGGCGAAGGATGGTTTTTAAAAGTTCGGATTAACGACCCTGATGAGCTGGATGAAGCTTTATCGGCGGATGAGTATCGTTCGCAGGTGGAAGGAGAGTAG